In a genomic window of Homo sapiens chromosome 22, GRCh38.p14 Primary Assembly:
- the THAP7 gene encoding THAP domain-containing protein 7 — protein sequence MPRHCSAAGCCTRDTRETRNRGISFHRLPKKDNPRRGLWLANCQRLDPSGQGLWDPASEYIYFCSKHFEEDCFELVGISGYHRLKEGAVPTIFESFSKLRRTTKTKGHSYPPGPAEVSRLRRCRKRCSEGRGPTTPFSPPPPADVTCFPVEEASAPATLPASPAGRLEPGLSSPFSDLLGPLGAQADEAGCSAQPSPERQPSPLEPRPVSPSAYMLRLPPPAGAYIQNEHSYQVGSALLWKRRAEAALDALDKAQRQLQACKRREQRLRLRLTKLQQERAREKRAQADARQTLKEHVQDFAMQLSSSMA from the exons ACTTCCCAAGAAGGACAACCCGAGGCGAGGCTTGTGGCTGGCCAACTGCCAGCGGCTGGACCCCAGCGGCCAGGGCCTGTGGGACCCGGCATCCGAGTACATCTACTTCTGCTCCAAACACTTTGAGGAGGACTGCTTTGAGCTGGTGGGAATCAG TGGATATCACAGGCTAAAGGAGGGGGCAGTCCCCACCATATTTGAGTCTTTCTCCAAGTTGCGCCGGACAACCAAGACCAAAGGACACAGTTACCCACCTGGCCCCGCTGAAGTCAGCCGGCTCAGACGATGCAGGAAGCG CTGCTCCGAGGGCCGAGGGCCCACAACTCCATTTTCTCCACCTCCACCTGCTGATGTCACCTGCTTTCCTGTGGAAGAGGCCTCAGCACCTGCCACTTTGCCGGCCTCCCCAGCTGGGAGGCTGGAGCCTGGCCTTAGCAGCCCCTTTTCAGACCTACTGGGCCCCTTGGGTGCCCAGGCAGATGAAGCAGGCTGCAGCGCCCAGCCTTCACCAGAGCGGCAGCCCTCCCCTCTCGAACCACGGCCAGTCTCCCCCTCAGCGTATATGCTGCGCCTGCCCCCACCCGCCGGAGCCTACATCCAGAATGAACACAGCTACCAGGTGGGCAGCGCCTTACTCTGGAAGCGGCGAGCCGAGGCAGCCCTTGATGCCCTTGACAAGGCCCAGCGCCAGCTGCAGGCCTGCAAGCGGCGGGAGCAGCGGCTGCGGTTGAGACTGACCAAGCTGCAGCAGGAGCGGGCACGGGAGAAGCGGGCACAGGCAGATGCCCGCCAGACTCTGAAGGAGCATGTGCAGGACTTTGCCATGCAGCTGAGCAGCAGCATGGCCTGA